The archaeon BMS3Bbin15 DNA segment ATTCAGATATATTTGAACTCGGTAGGAGGAAAGAATAGATGGAAACCTTAAGGCTTTCCGCCAATGAAATCAGTTATATCGCCCTTTTTGAAAGCAATACGGGAGCAGTCACCAGAGATTGTATAGTCGACGATAGTGAAGGTAAAATTATATTTGTGGTGAAGAAAGGCGACATGGGTATTGCTATAGGTAAGAAGGGCGTAAATGTTGCAAGAGTCAGACAGACTCTTGGAAAGAAAGTCGAAATAATTGAACATGGCGAGACCCCTGAAGAATTTGTCAAGAATATCCTCAATACCTATCGCGTTAAAGATGTTGAGGTTGAGGACAATAATGGCAAAAAGATAGTAAAGGTTAAGGTTGACCCCAGAGACAAGAATCAGGTCATAGGAAGAAAAGGAAAAAATCTTGAAAAAGTTAAAATGCTTTTATCAAGGCATCATGGCATTGATGATGTAATAATTATTTAAGGTGAGATGGTATGGCAAAGAAGCCCACAGGAGAGTTCACTGCAAGAAAACTTGCCAAAAGAAGGCAACAGTTCAGATGGAGTAACCCAAGCTATATGAGGAGGATACTCAGACTTAAGGAGAAGACCAACCCTCTGGGTCTGGCGCCAATGGCAAGGGGTATAGTTATAGAGAAGG contains these protein-coding regions:
- a CDS encoding transcription elongation factor NusA-like protein, producing METLRLSANEISYIALFESNTGAVTRDCIVDDSEGKIIFVVKKGDMGIAIGKKGVNVARVRQTLGKKVEIIEHGETPEEFVKNILNTYRVKDVEVEDNNGKKIVKVKVDPRDKNQVIGRKGKNLEKVKMLLSRHHGIDDVIII